One Alligator mississippiensis isolate rAllMis1 chromosome 1, rAllMis1, whole genome shotgun sequence genomic window carries:
- the LPAR6 gene encoding lysophosphatidic acid receptor 6, with protein MMVSSNCSTEDSFKYTLYRCMFSMVFVLGLISNCVALYIFTISLKVRNETTTYMLNLAISDLLFVFTLPFRIYYFAIRNWPFGDLLCKISVTLFHTNMYGSIFFLTCISVDRFLAIVYPFRSKTLRTKRNANIVCVAVWITVLTGSVPASFFQSTNSRNDTRGNEQSTCFENFPEDTWKTYLSRIVIFIEIVGFFIPLILNVTCSTIVLRTLKKPVTLSRNKISKNKVLRMIFVHLVIFCFCFVPYNITLILYSLMRTQTWINCSFVTAVRTMYPITLCIAVSNCCFDPIVYYFTSESIQNSIKKNRSTRTREVRFSETQAPENFIQHSLQTLKSKIFDHESTI; from the coding sequence ATGATGGTAAGCTCCAATTGTTCTACTGAAGACTCCTTTAAATATACTTTGTATAGATGTATGTTTAGTATGGTGTTTGTTCTTGGTCTAATATCCAATTGTGTTGCTCTCTATATATTTACAATCTCATTAAAAGTGCGAAATGAAACTACAACTTACATGCTTAATTTGGCAATATCAGATCTGCTTTTTGTGTTTACATTACCCTTCAGAATATACTACTTTGCAATAAGAAACTGGCCATTTGGAGATTTACTTTGCAAAATTTCTGTCACACTGTTTCATACAAACATGTATGGAAGCATTTTCTTTTTGACTTGTATAAGCGTAGATCGCTTTTTAGCTATAGTATACCCATTTCGATCCAAGACTCTTAGaaccaaaagaaatgcaaacattGTCTGTGTTGCAGTATGGATAACTGTGCTAACAGGAAGTGTACCAGCAAGCTTTTTTCAGTCCACCAACTCCCGAAATGACACCAGAGGAAATGAACAAAGCACATGTTTTGAAAACTTTCCAGAGGATACATGGAAAACTTATCTGTCAAGAATAGTTATCTTCATTGAAATTGTAGGATTTTTTATTCCACTGATCTTGAATGTGACCTGCTCTACAATAGTTTTAAGGACATTGAAAAAACCAGTTACATTAAGTCGGAACAAAATAAGCAAAAACAAAGTACTTAGAATGATTTTTGTCCATTTGGtgattttctgtttctgttttgtgCCATATAATATTACACTGATACTTTATTCTCTTATGAGAACACAGACATGGATTAACTGTTCATTTGTAACAGCAGTCAGGACTATGTATCCTATCACTCTATGCATTGCAGTTTCAAATTGTTGCTTTGACCCTATAGTGTACTATTTTACATCAGAAAGTATTCAAAATTCAATAAAAAAGAACAGGTCAACTAGAACACGTGAAGTCAGATTCTCTGAAACTCAAGCTCCTGAAAACTTTATTCAACACAGCCTTCAGACCTTAAAATCTAAAATATTTGACCATGAATCTACAATATAG